One Citricoccus sp. K5 DNA window includes the following coding sequences:
- a CDS encoding CoA ester lyase encodes MAVNDDVRSQGLTDTAAVAWPASWLYVPASKPSLFTKGAGSDAEALILDLEDSVPQPEKGQARRELKEWLTANALDADGGPRGSAHGKPVWVRVNAEQISEDAAAVMGPEGVALCAGIILAKAEPTVVTELEDITGGRLPVIGLVESAAGLKGLDQMAASPSVETFGLGEVDLLADLRMRRSPAAEAAVDAIRLQVVVTCAAAGIRAPLAPTSTDFRDLGAFAETTRKFQDLGFRARTAIHPGQCPVINSVFTPTAEDVTAARRILDHSAQASGGVTLDDSGRLIDAAVVRGALETLERATADREHPDTSALLAQGPSSSRRRN; translated from the coding sequence ATGGCAGTGAACGATGATGTGAGGAGTCAGGGGCTGACGGACACCGCCGCCGTGGCGTGGCCGGCGTCGTGGCTCTACGTCCCGGCCAGCAAACCGTCACTCTTCACCAAAGGGGCAGGATCAGACGCCGAAGCCCTGATCCTAGATCTCGAGGACTCGGTGCCTCAACCGGAGAAGGGACAGGCCCGCAGGGAACTGAAAGAGTGGCTGACGGCCAACGCGTTGGACGCTGATGGTGGGCCCCGTGGTTCAGCCCACGGCAAACCGGTCTGGGTCCGCGTCAACGCCGAACAGATCTCCGAGGACGCAGCCGCCGTGATGGGCCCGGAGGGCGTGGCCCTCTGCGCCGGCATCATCCTGGCCAAGGCTGAACCCACCGTCGTGACAGAGCTGGAGGACATCACCGGCGGCCGGCTTCCGGTGATCGGCCTCGTGGAGAGTGCCGCCGGACTGAAGGGACTCGATCAGATGGCTGCCTCACCGTCCGTGGAGACGTTCGGGCTCGGTGAAGTGGATCTGCTGGCCGACCTCCGGATGCGGCGGAGCCCTGCGGCGGAGGCCGCCGTGGACGCCATCCGCCTTCAGGTGGTCGTGACCTGTGCGGCGGCCGGTATCCGGGCCCCTCTGGCCCCGACCTCCACCGACTTCCGGGACCTGGGCGCCTTCGCGGAGACCACGCGGAAGTTCCAGGACCTGGGGTTCCGGGCCCGTACAGCCATCCACCCCGGACAGTGCCCGGTCATCAACTCCGTCTTCACACCCACGGCGGAGGACGTCACGGCGGCCCGGCGCATCCTGGACCACTCGGCACAGGCCTCCGGGGGAGTCACCCTGGACGACTCGGGCCGCCTCATCGATGCCGCCGTCGTCCGCGGTGCACTCGAAACCCTTGAGAGAGCCACCGCGGACCGAGAGCACCCGGACACCTCCGCCCTGCTCGCGCAGGGCCCATCCTCGTCACGAAGGAGAAACTGA
- a CDS encoding CaiB/BaiF CoA-transferase family protein: protein MLPLEDLKVIDASSILAGPLCCQILGDYGADVIKIEHPVLGDSMRGHGESKDGIPLWWKEVSRNKRTLALNLGKPEGGEVFRKLAATADVVVENFRPGTFERWGIGPEVLHQINPGLVLVRMTGFGQTGPYSSRAGFGTLAEAMSGFAHLTGPEDGPPTLPAFGLADSIAGIAASSAVLTALRHRDRTGEGQVVDMSILEPIMTAVGPGPTVYEQLGIIGQRHGNRSTNNAPRNTYLTKDGKWVAVSTSAQSIAERVMQLVGHPEVIDEPWFASGHTRVQHVDELDEYVGSWIRERNQAEVMDAFTEAGAAVAAVYDAKDIVEDEHIRETEMLIDVPDEDLGSVLQHNVMWRMSKTPGEIRFTGRPLGQDTDNILGEVGYTDSEIAQLREGEFIK, encoded by the coding sequence ATGCTGCCGCTCGAGGACCTGAAGGTCATTGACGCGTCGTCCATTCTGGCGGGCCCCCTGTGCTGCCAGATCCTCGGAGACTACGGTGCCGACGTCATCAAGATCGAGCATCCGGTGCTCGGCGACAGCATGCGCGGACACGGGGAGAGTAAGGACGGCATACCGCTGTGGTGGAAGGAGGTCTCGCGCAACAAGCGCACCCTGGCCCTGAACCTCGGCAAGCCCGAGGGGGGCGAGGTCTTCCGCAAGCTGGCCGCGACGGCCGACGTCGTGGTGGAGAATTTCCGGCCGGGCACCTTCGAACGGTGGGGGATCGGCCCCGAGGTCCTGCATCAGATCAATCCCGGCCTGGTCCTCGTCCGGATGACCGGGTTCGGGCAGACCGGACCGTACTCGTCCCGGGCGGGCTTCGGCACCCTGGCGGAGGCCATGAGCGGCTTCGCCCACCTGACCGGACCCGAGGACGGGCCCCCCACCCTGCCGGCGTTCGGCCTGGCGGACAGCATCGCCGGCATCGCCGCGTCCTCGGCGGTCCTGACAGCCCTGCGGCATCGGGACCGGACCGGGGAGGGACAGGTAGTGGATATGTCCATTCTGGAGCCGATCATGACCGCTGTCGGTCCCGGCCCCACGGTCTACGAGCAGTTGGGCATCATCGGCCAACGCCATGGCAACCGGTCCACCAACAACGCCCCGCGGAACACCTACCTGACGAAGGACGGCAAGTGGGTGGCGGTGTCCACCAGCGCCCAGTCGATCGCCGAACGGGTCATGCAGCTGGTGGGCCACCCGGAGGTCATCGACGAGCCGTGGTTCGCGTCTGGGCACACCAGGGTCCAGCACGTCGACGAGCTCGACGAGTACGTGGGCTCCTGGATCCGTGAGCGCAACCAGGCGGAGGTCATGGACGCCTTCACCGAGGCCGGGGCCGCCGTCGCCGCCGTCTATGACGCCAAGGACATCGTGGAGGACGAACACATCCGGGAGACCGAGATGCTCATCGATGTGCCGGACGAGGACCTCGGTTCGGTGCTGCAGCACAACGTGATGTGGCGCATGAGCAAGACGCCGGGGGAGATCCGCTTCACCGGACGGCCCCTGGGGCAGGACACAGACAACATCCTGGGCGAGGTCGGATACACCGACTCAGAGATCGCCCAGCTGAGGGAAGGTGAGTTCATCAAGTGA
- a CDS encoding cyclase family protein translates to MNSALLDVVQSGLHTVDLGRQLRVGMPQSPNHPQFWHTLPRRHGDMVRADGGSAANDMISTGTHVGTHIDALAHVSQDGKLHGGANAGDSCLGGKYVEHGVHTIEPMLKRGLLLDIPAYKGLPDLEGGYEITVEDLQGCLAAQGVDVLAGDVVLIRSGWGKKFAEGSAYVGGPSGVPGISEAGATFLAGLGVHALGADTIAFEMLPPGGGHAQLPAHRILLVESGIYIIEALDLEGLAEQGLHEFLFVLVPLNIFGATGSPVRPLAVVPA, encoded by the coding sequence GTGAACAGTGCATTGTTGGACGTCGTGCAGTCAGGGCTGCATACGGTGGATCTGGGCCGGCAGCTGAGGGTCGGCATGCCGCAGTCCCCGAACCATCCCCAGTTCTGGCACACGCTGCCCCGTCGCCACGGTGACATGGTCCGTGCCGATGGCGGCAGCGCCGCGAATGACATGATCTCGACCGGCACCCATGTGGGCACCCACATCGATGCCTTGGCCCATGTGAGCCAGGACGGCAAGCTCCACGGCGGTGCGAACGCCGGCGACTCCTGCCTCGGCGGCAAGTACGTGGAACACGGCGTGCACACCATCGAGCCGATGCTCAAGCGCGGCCTCCTGTTGGACATTCCCGCCTACAAGGGCCTGCCGGATCTCGAGGGCGGCTACGAGATCACCGTGGAGGACCTGCAGGGATGCCTCGCGGCGCAGGGCGTGGACGTGCTGGCCGGAGACGTCGTCCTGATCCGCTCCGGCTGGGGCAAGAAATTCGCGGAGGGATCGGCATATGTCGGCGGACCGTCCGGGGTGCCCGGCATCAGTGAGGCCGGGGCGACGTTCCTGGCCGGCCTGGGTGTCCACGCCCTCGGTGCGGACACCATCGCCTTCGAGATGCTCCCGCCGGGCGGCGGCCACGCCCAGCTGCCGGCCCACCGGATCCTCCTGGTGGAAAGCGGCATCTACATCATCGAGGCGCTGGACCTGGAAGGCCTGGCCGAGCAAGGACTTCACGAGTTCCTCTTCGTCCTCGTGCCGTTGAACATCTTCGGCGCCACCGGTTCACCGGTCCGGCCGCTGGCGGTGGTGCCGGCATGA
- a CDS encoding MmgE/PrpD family protein, giving the protein MSASSNTTRKSTSGATPPPASDAPLAEIVATWAEGVTFEDLSPALIENINSRVLDILGICAAAAPLDTSRAVRRFTTSQGGAGQASAVGVAEQLPAAQAAFVNGVLAHSLDYDDTHLPSVLHPSASVIPAVLAAAQAHGSAGQDVVRAIAIGLEVSVRLGMAGYDSAAQNSVFFEHGQHATSICGAMGSAAAVAALHGGAELIRNSLGVAASMAAGIIESNRTGGTVKRIHCGWAAHSAVTAVELVRHGLTGPPTVLEGRFGFFQAWLHGAFDASAITDDLGERWSIEDIFFKPYPANHFTHAAVDAAAALRRAGITPGDINSLVLGVPAPNLRTIGEPIDVKRTPTTAYMAQFSGPYAVAAGLLGGGGLEVGLDDYTDELAQDPVRRAIMAKVDVVPDPECTAIFPMQFPAVLTAHLTDGRTIVEKVLANRGGNENPLSFEELTRKFRDNARRTMSTGDMAALEEGCRTLETATSVHDLFTGLALVDPDRLQNEVQK; this is encoded by the coding sequence ATGAGCGCCAGCTCCAACACCACACGGAAATCCACATCGGGCGCGACGCCGCCCCCCGCCTCAGACGCCCCGCTCGCCGAGATCGTGGCGACCTGGGCCGAGGGCGTGACCTTCGAGGACCTCTCTCCGGCCCTGATCGAGAACATCAACTCCCGCGTTCTGGACATCCTGGGCATCTGTGCCGCGGCGGCTCCGCTGGACACCAGTCGCGCGGTGCGCCGCTTTACTACATCACAGGGCGGGGCCGGCCAGGCCAGTGCCGTCGGGGTGGCCGAGCAATTGCCGGCCGCCCAGGCGGCCTTCGTCAACGGCGTCCTCGCGCATTCCCTGGACTATGACGACACCCACCTGCCTTCGGTGCTGCACCCCAGTGCCAGTGTCATCCCGGCGGTGCTGGCCGCCGCACAGGCCCACGGGTCCGCGGGTCAGGACGTGGTCCGGGCCATTGCGATCGGCCTGGAGGTCAGTGTCCGCCTCGGCATGGCCGGTTATGACAGCGCGGCGCAGAACTCGGTGTTCTTCGAACATGGCCAACATGCCACGTCCATCTGCGGCGCCATGGGATCCGCCGCGGCCGTGGCCGCCCTGCACGGGGGTGCGGAGTTGATTCGCAACTCCCTGGGCGTGGCTGCCTCGATGGCTGCCGGGATCATCGAGTCGAACCGGACCGGTGGAACCGTCAAGCGCATCCACTGTGGTTGGGCCGCGCACTCCGCAGTCACCGCCGTCGAGCTGGTTCGCCATGGCCTGACCGGCCCGCCCACGGTGTTGGAGGGCCGCTTCGGGTTCTTCCAGGCCTGGCTCCACGGCGCCTTCGATGCCTCGGCCATCACCGATGACCTGGGGGAACGGTGGTCCATCGAGGACATCTTCTTCAAGCCGTACCCCGCCAATCACTTCACCCACGCTGCCGTGGATGCGGCAGCCGCACTGCGGCGAGCCGGCATCACACCCGGGGACATCAACTCCCTGGTGCTCGGAGTGCCGGCACCGAACCTGCGCACGATCGGCGAGCCGATCGACGTGAAGCGCACCCCCACCACCGCCTACATGGCCCAGTTCTCCGGACCCTATGCCGTCGCCGCCGGGCTGCTCGGAGGTGGGGGCCTGGAGGTCGGCCTGGACGACTACACCGACGAGCTGGCGCAGGATCCGGTCCGGCGGGCCATCATGGCCAAGGTGGACGTGGTCCCGGACCCGGAGTGCACGGCGATCTTCCCGATGCAGTTCCCCGCGGTCCTGACCGCGCACCTCACGGACGGCCGGACCATCGTGGAGAAGGTCCTGGCCAACCGCGGCGGCAACGAGAATCCCCTCAGCTTCGAGGAGCTCACCCGCAAGTTCCGGGACAACGCCCGCCGCACCATGTCCACCGGGGACATGGCAGCACTCGAAGAGGGCTGTCGCACCCTGGAAACAGCTACGTCCGTCCATGACCTGTTCACCGGTCTCGCCTTGGTGGATCCAGACCGCCTCCAGAATGAAGTCCAGAAGTAG
- a CDS encoding dihydroorotase family protein yields the protein MSNYDLLIKNATVVRPGELAPELLDVAVKDGKFAAIAADIDASEATKVVDGTGKHLFPGVVDVHQHWGIYNPLEEDAETESRASAQGGVTSGITYVRTGAYYLNKSGPYKDIYPEVLEATRGRAYIDYGYHVAPILKDHINEIPDLLDMGVASFKIFMFYGIHGLHGRSTDQSKFLMIPEDESYDYAHFEFVMRGIEKARQDPRYADIKDQISLSLHCETAEIMRAYTKLVEEDGTLTGLEAYSASRPPHSEGLAITIASYLAHETELPNINLLHLTSRKAIEAAMMMQQTFPHINFRREVTVGHLLADCHTANMGGKVNPPLRPREDVEALWDHLLAGNFSWVTSDHACCKDETKFGDPREDVFVAKSGFGGAEYLLAGMISEGRKRGLSYNKIAELVSKNPAERYGLNSKGDLQVGFDADFCLVDDQTNYVVRAEDSLSTQEYTPFEGFELTAKITDTYLRGNTVFQDGAVVGTPQGQYLDRTGRTSEVLTEA from the coding sequence ATGTCCAACTACGATCTGCTGATCAAGAACGCCACCGTGGTGCGCCCGGGCGAGCTCGCCCCCGAGCTGCTGGATGTCGCCGTCAAGGACGGCAAGTTCGCCGCCATCGCCGCTGACATCGACGCCTCCGAGGCCACCAAGGTGGTGGATGGCACCGGCAAGCACCTCTTCCCGGGCGTCGTGGACGTCCATCAGCACTGGGGCATCTACAACCCGCTCGAGGAGGATGCCGAGACCGAGAGCCGCGCCAGCGCCCAGGGCGGGGTGACCAGCGGCATCACCTACGTGCGCACCGGTGCCTACTACCTGAACAAGTCCGGCCCCTACAAGGACATCTATCCCGAGGTCCTGGAGGCCACCCGGGGCCGGGCCTACATCGACTACGGCTATCACGTGGCACCGATCCTCAAGGACCACATCAACGAGATCCCCGACCTGCTGGACATGGGCGTGGCCTCGTTCAAGATCTTCATGTTCTACGGCATCCACGGACTGCACGGCCGCTCCACGGACCAGAGCAAGTTCCTGATGATCCCGGAGGACGAGTCCTACGACTACGCCCACTTCGAGTTCGTGATGCGCGGTATCGAGAAGGCCCGCCAGGACCCGCGCTACGCGGACATCAAGGACCAGATCTCCCTGTCCCTGCACTGTGAGACCGCCGAGATCATGCGCGCCTACACCAAGTTGGTGGAGGAGGACGGCACCCTGACCGGGCTGGAGGCCTACAGCGCCTCGCGCCCGCCGCACTCGGAGGGCCTGGCCATCACCATCGCCTCCTACCTGGCGCATGAGACGGAGCTGCCCAACATCAACCTGTTGCACCTGACGAGCCGTAAGGCCATTGAAGCGGCCATGATGATGCAGCAGACCTTCCCGCACATCAACTTCCGCCGCGAGGTGACCGTGGGCCACCTGCTCGCGGACTGCCACACCGCGAACATGGGCGGCAAGGTCAACCCGCCGCTGCGCCCCCGCGAGGACGTGGAGGCCCTCTGGGACCACCTGCTGGCCGGGAACTTCTCCTGGGTCACCTCGGACCATGCCTGCTGCAAGGACGAGACCAAGTTCGGTGACCCGCGCGAGGACGTCTTCGTGGCCAAGTCCGGCTTCGGCGGCGCCGAGTACCTGCTGGCCGGGATGATCTCCGAGGGTCGCAAGCGCGGTCTGTCATACAACAAGATCGCGGAACTGGTCTCCAAGAACCCCGCCGAGCGTTACGGCCTCAACAGCAAGGGCGATCTGCAGGTCGGCTTCGACGCGGACTTCTGCCTGGTCGACGATCAGACGAACTACGTGGTCCGGGCGGAAGACTCCCTGTCCACGCAGGAGTACACGCCCTTCGAAGGGTTCGAGCTGACCGCCAAGATCACGGACACCTACCTGCGGGGGAACACGGTGTTCCAGGACGGTGCCGTGGTCGGGACTCCGCAGGGGCAGTACCTGGACCGGACCGGCCGCACATCGGAGGTGCTGACCGAGGCGTAG
- a CDS encoding GntR family transcriptional regulator: MRTSSMAYGIVASLRASITDGAFELGEPLSEDALAEVFSVSRTPVREALKALQNEGIVEIVPKSGTFVFDPSPEQVLELCGFRFRLESWAMEDALRTSAPHAGAALTEVMAEMESAISREDRAAYNRLDARFHAVAFEVGGNRYLAEAYGAISTQVSALRAHLSTWKSDAVAVSMREHAQIVDLVRAADAPGVAQVLTQHIDQAGQTYVRALADREKQRNLSKRTRLREKLGGYLTSTA, translated from the coding sequence GTGAGAACCTCATCCATGGCCTACGGGATCGTTGCATCGCTCCGCGCATCCATCACGGACGGTGCCTTCGAACTCGGTGAACCGTTGTCCGAGGATGCCCTGGCAGAGGTCTTCTCCGTCAGCAGGACACCCGTGCGCGAAGCCCTGAAAGCGTTGCAGAACGAGGGAATCGTAGAGATCGTCCCCAAGTCCGGCACCTTCGTCTTCGATCCCTCGCCCGAACAGGTGCTTGAATTATGCGGCTTTCGCTTCCGGCTGGAATCATGGGCCATGGAAGACGCCCTGCGAACGTCGGCACCACACGCAGGGGCCGCCCTGACGGAAGTCATGGCTGAGATGGAATCGGCCATCTCCCGGGAGGACCGTGCGGCGTACAACCGGCTCGATGCCCGGTTCCATGCCGTGGCCTTCGAGGTCGGCGGGAACCGCTACCTGGCCGAGGCGTACGGTGCGATCTCCACCCAGGTCTCAGCACTCCGGGCCCATCTCTCCACGTGGAAAAGCGACGCCGTGGCCGTGTCCATGCGCGAACACGCGCAGATCGTGGACCTCGTCCGAGCCGCCGATGCTCCGGGGGTGGCCCAGGTCCTGACCCAGCACATCGATCAGGCGGGGCAGACCTACGTCCGCGCCCTGGCCGACCGTGAAAAGCAGCGCAACCTCAGCAAGCGGACCCGTCTGCGCGAGAAGCTCGGCGGGTACCTCACCAGTACCGCTTAA
- a CDS encoding oxaloacetate decarboxylase: MNAAASLRTLLEPGRPLVHAPGAFDSLTARLVEQAGFPAVYLTGFGATASRLGQPDIGLLTATEMTEHARNMVRAVSIPVIADADNGYGGPSNIHRTVLEYQQAGVAAIHLEDQVSPKRCGQMAGISLVDAEDSARRVKAAVAARGSDDLVVIARTDALAATSREDAVERIHRYRDAGADLLFVDGVKTIRDVEFIARSVDGPTVVSIVDGTEAASLAGSDLEELGFRMVLYPLTALFSATSAVQQSLHSLRENQTVPASAMDYAQYSEIVGLPFHQHLDETFGQL; the protein is encoded by the coding sequence ATGAACGCGGCTGCATCATTGAGAACACTGCTCGAGCCGGGTCGGCCCCTCGTGCACGCCCCAGGGGCCTTCGATTCGCTCACCGCCCGACTGGTCGAACAGGCGGGATTCCCGGCCGTGTATCTCACCGGCTTCGGGGCCACGGCGTCGAGACTCGGTCAGCCGGACATCGGCTTGCTCACCGCGACCGAGATGACGGAGCATGCCAGGAACATGGTCCGGGCCGTCTCCATTCCCGTCATCGCCGATGCTGACAACGGGTACGGTGGCCCGTCCAACATTCACCGCACGGTTCTCGAATACCAGCAAGCGGGCGTCGCCGCGATCCACCTCGAGGACCAGGTCTCTCCCAAGCGCTGCGGGCAGATGGCCGGCATCAGCCTGGTGGACGCGGAGGACTCGGCTCGTCGGGTCAAAGCTGCCGTGGCGGCCCGCGGCTCTGACGACCTCGTGGTGATTGCCCGGACCGACGCTCTGGCCGCCACCTCCCGGGAGGATGCCGTCGAGCGGATCCACCGCTACCGCGATGCTGGGGCAGACCTGCTCTTCGTGGACGGGGTCAAGACCATCCGCGACGTGGAGTTCATCGCCCGATCCGTGGACGGACCGACCGTGGTCTCCATTGTGGACGGCACCGAGGCGGCGAGCCTGGCTGGCAGTGACCTGGAAGAGCTGGGATTCCGGATGGTCCTGTACCCCTTGACCGCCCTGTTCTCCGCCACCTCCGCAGTGCAGCAGAGCCTGCACTCCCTCCGCGAGAACCAGACCGTACCGGCCAGCGCGATGGACTACGCCCAGTACTCGGAGATCGTCGGCCTGCCGTTCCATCAGCATCTCGATGAGACCTTCGGCCAGCTCTGA
- a CDS encoding C-terminal binding protein produces MYKIVITDYEFTDLSPERSVFDGQDVMVDAGPFADEAALRKACRDADAIVNQYVQLDAAFITTLERCRVIARYGIGVNTIDIEAATAAGIMVANVPDGSLDDVSDHAAAMILSLSRGLGIYDRALRRGQWDYAQAKPLHRLRGATLGLLGFGNIPRRLAAKMQIFGMRVIAHDPFVDPDVALREHDTTLVTPEELFAAADVVSIHLPLTTETVNLVDSRLLGLMKTTALLLNTSRGGIVQEEDLAAALAGGRLGGAGLDVFSAEPLGHQSPFTELENTVLTPHAAWYSEESEQEIRTKTAQNVLDALFQGQPTYLVNRTVVPRAAVGT; encoded by the coding sequence ATGTACAAGATCGTCATCACCGACTACGAGTTCACAGACCTGTCCCCGGAACGGTCCGTCTTCGACGGACAGGACGTCATGGTCGACGCCGGCCCCTTCGCTGACGAGGCCGCGTTGCGGAAGGCCTGCCGTGACGCGGACGCCATCGTCAACCAGTACGTCCAGCTGGATGCCGCCTTTATCACCACCCTGGAACGCTGCCGCGTGATTGCCCGGTACGGAATCGGCGTCAACACCATCGACATCGAGGCCGCCACCGCCGCCGGCATCATGGTCGCCAACGTCCCCGACGGTTCCCTGGATGATGTGTCCGACCACGCGGCAGCCATGATCCTCTCCCTCTCCCGCGGACTGGGTATCTACGATCGCGCGCTGCGGCGAGGTCAGTGGGACTATGCCCAGGCCAAGCCGCTGCACCGGCTCCGCGGGGCCACCTTGGGGCTGCTGGGCTTCGGCAACATCCCCCGGCGTCTGGCTGCGAAGATGCAGATCTTCGGCATGAGGGTGATCGCACACGATCCGTTCGTGGACCCGGACGTCGCGTTGCGGGAGCATGACACCACGCTGGTGACGCCCGAAGAGCTCTTCGCGGCAGCGGACGTGGTCTCGATCCACCTCCCGCTCACCACCGAGACGGTCAACCTGGTGGATTCCCGGTTGCTGGGCCTGATGAAGACCACGGCGCTGTTGCTCAACACTTCCCGCGGCGGAATCGTCCAGGAAGAGGACCTGGCGGCGGCCCTGGCAGGAGGCCGGCTGGGAGGGGCCGGACTGGACGTCTTCAGCGCGGAACCGCTCGGTCATCAGTCCCCGTTCACCGAACTCGAGAACACGGTCCTGACGCCCCACGCGGCGTGGTACTCGGAAGAGTCCGAACAGGAGATCCGCACCAAGACCGCCCAGAACGTCCTCGACGCCCTGTTCCAGGGCCAACCCACGTATTTGGTGAACCGCACCGTGGTCCCGCGCGCCGCCGTCGGGACCTGA
- a CDS encoding tripartite tricarboxylate transporter substrate binding protein gives MSLHLKTRTLSLAALALAGTMVLSACADNAGSKTADAEDFPTTDIRLVVPWQPGGQGDLTARTLAPLLEDELGVSVIVENRPGANGSIGYTWLAEQEPNGYNLSMMGVEVATLQFMDYDVSPDDFVPIGQAIEGPGAIAVPAGSPYESLSELIEDAKANPGKLTYSSPGVGSVWDSPARGLQDLAGIELTSVPYDGSAPSIAAAAAGDVTFSIDAMGSQKAQVDGGEMRYLAMLSEERHPDYPDVPTAQEEGVDLQNASWAGIMAPAGTPDEVVKALSDAMGTAVEDPGYIKVIEDGNQIPTFRDYEETAALIQSEADRYGPWIEMAQQGQ, from the coding sequence ATGTCTCTGCACCTGAAGACCAGAACCCTGTCCCTGGCGGCTCTCGCCCTTGCCGGCACCATGGTGCTGAGCGCCTGTGCCGACAACGCCGGGAGCAAGACCGCTGACGCGGAGGACTTTCCCACTACGGACATCCGCCTCGTGGTGCCGTGGCAGCCAGGCGGCCAGGGAGACCTCACCGCCCGCACCCTGGCCCCGCTGCTGGAGGATGAGCTGGGGGTGTCCGTGATCGTGGAGAACCGGCCCGGGGCCAACGGGTCGATCGGCTACACCTGGCTGGCCGAGCAGGAGCCGAACGGCTACAACCTGTCCATGATGGGCGTGGAGGTGGCGACGCTCCAGTTCATGGACTACGACGTCAGCCCGGATGACTTCGTCCCGATCGGTCAGGCCATCGAGGGCCCGGGTGCCATCGCCGTACCGGCGGGCAGTCCCTACGAGTCCCTCTCAGAGCTCATCGAGGATGCCAAGGCCAACCCAGGGAAGCTGACCTATTCCTCCCCCGGGGTCGGATCCGTGTGGGATTCCCCGGCACGGGGCCTGCAGGACCTGGCGGGAATCGAGTTGACCAGCGTGCCGTATGACGGGTCCGCCCCCTCCATCGCCGCGGCTGCCGCTGGTGACGTGACTTTCTCGATCGATGCGATGGGCAGCCAGAAGGCCCAGGTGGACGGCGGGGAGATGCGCTACTTGGCCATGCTCTCCGAGGAACGCCACCCGGACTACCCGGACGTGCCGACCGCCCAGGAGGAGGGCGTTGACCTGCAGAACGCCTCATGGGCCGGCATCATGGCGCCGGCCGGCACCCCGGACGAGGTGGTCAAGGCCCTCTCCGACGCGATGGGTACGGCCGTCGAGGATCCCGGCTACATCAAGGTCATCGAGGACGGCAACCAGATTCCGACCTTCCGTGACTACGAGGAGACCGCCGCCCTGATTCAGAGCGAGGCCGACCGGTACGGGCCGTGGATCGAGATGGCCCAGCAGGGCCAGTGA
- a CDS encoding DUF4287 domain-containing protein — protein sequence MSFQAYLDTIEEKTGLTPRQLIEIAQSRGYDDASVKAGVILDWLKADYGLGRGHGMALVHVIKRGPQIDAKHVGTTGSHSDESDVLWLDGKATKPA from the coding sequence ATGTCCTTCCAGGCCTACCTCGACACCATCGAGGAGAAGACCGGTCTCACCCCGCGCCAACTGATCGAGATCGCGCAGAGCCGCGGCTATGACGACGCCTCGGTCAAGGCCGGCGTCATCCTCGACTGGCTCAAGGCCGACTACGGACTCGGCCGCGGACACGGCATGGCCCTGGTCCACGTCATCAAGAGGGGCCCCCAGATCGACGCCAAGCACGTGGGGACCACGGGCAGCCACAGCGACGAGTCGGACGTGCTCTGGCTCGACGGCAAGGCCACCAAGCCCGCCTGA
- the thiE gene encoding thiamine phosphate synthase, which produces MSLTTTANASTTTPITPPPDLSVYLVTDSAQAQGAGRTLVETVVAAVGGGVTTVQLREKTTPARQQIELLETLSAALPVHVTLLVNDRVDVYLAARHRGARVHGVHVGQSDLDVADVRRLIGPEAILGISAATPDQLAATEASIADVTYVGIGALRTTFSKADAPAPIGAERIEHLAATTALPAVAIGGVVPDDLPGLRNAGLAGAAVVSWVCAAEDPQRAAAELAQAWRSAPAR; this is translated from the coding sequence ATGAGCCTGACCACCACCGCGAACGCCAGCACCACGACACCAATCACCCCGCCCCCCGATCTCTCCGTCTACCTCGTCACCGACTCGGCACAAGCCCAGGGCGCGGGCCGCACACTCGTCGAGACGGTCGTGGCCGCCGTCGGCGGTGGTGTCACCACCGTTCAACTGAGGGAGAAGACCACCCCGGCCCGGCAGCAGATCGAACTGCTCGAGACCCTGTCCGCAGCGCTCCCCGTACACGTGACCCTGCTGGTCAACGACCGCGTGGACGTCTACCTCGCCGCCCGCCACCGCGGGGCCCGCGTCCACGGGGTGCACGTGGGCCAGTCGGACCTGGACGTGGCGGACGTTCGCCGGCTCATCGGCCCGGAGGCGATCCTCGGCATCAGCGCCGCCACCCCGGACCAGCTCGCGGCCACCGAGGCCAGCATCGCCGACGTCACCTACGTGGGCATCGGCGCCCTGCGCACCACCTTCTCCAAAGCGGACGCGCCTGCTCCCATCGGCGCGGAGCGCATCGAGCATCTCGCCGCCACCACCGCACTGCCCGCCGTCGCGATTGGCGGGGTGGTCCCAGACGATCTCCCAGGCCTGCGGAACGCGGGACTGGCGGGGGCCGCCGTCGTGTCTTGGGTCTGTGCCGCGGAGGACCCGCAGCGAGCTGCGGCCGAGTTGGCCCAGGCCTGGCGGTCGGCTCCGGCGCGGTAG